A stretch of Pseudomonas sp. 7SR1 DNA encodes these proteins:
- a CDS encoding M20/M25/M40 family metallo-hydrolase, protein MTITSLRSRLAVSLGLSLALGAFAPVAFAQPHQPVLTQAEQYKGEALKLLERLVNIDSGSGYVPGLTQVGEIAIDELKKLGFSFEKVPNSDGTQHVLATLKGTGKAKILLMAHMDTVFKEGSAAERPFHIKDGRAYGPGVMDDKGGIVAGIYALKVLKNLDFKNYAQITFLLDASEETGSDAATDLIKKTAKAHDVTLNLEPGRPADGLVVWRKGSATALVEVKGKASHAGVAPELGRNAAMEAAHQILQLGKLGDAEKKTTINFTVLNAGDRTNVIPDQASAKADVRAAVPEEFDRIEKDLARVSKDKLIPDTEVTTSLKRGLPPMPQTAESDRLMAMAQGIYGELGRKLTEEGSGGAADASLSAGVGTPTLDGFGIVGGNIHTPQEYAEVESVVPRIYLLSRMIMELADR, encoded by the coding sequence ATGACGATTACCTCGCTTCGCTCCCGTCTGGCCGTCAGTCTCGGCTTGAGCCTGGCCCTCGGTGCCTTCGCCCCCGTTGCCTTCGCGCAGCCTCATCAACCGGTATTGACTCAAGCTGAACAGTACAAGGGCGAGGCCCTGAAATTGCTCGAACGGTTGGTGAACATCGATTCCGGTTCCGGCTATGTACCGGGGTTGACTCAGGTCGGTGAGATCGCCATCGATGAGCTGAAGAAGCTCGGCTTCAGCTTCGAAAAGGTGCCGAATTCGGATGGCACTCAGCATGTCCTGGCAACCCTCAAGGGCACCGGCAAGGCGAAGATCCTGCTGATGGCTCACATGGACACGGTGTTCAAGGAAGGCTCGGCCGCCGAGCGGCCTTTTCACATCAAGGACGGGCGCGCCTATGGGCCGGGGGTGATGGATGACAAGGGCGGCATCGTCGCCGGGATTTATGCGCTGAAAGTGCTGAAGAATCTCGACTTCAAGAACTACGCGCAGATCACTTTCCTGCTTGATGCCAGCGAAGAGACCGGCTCGGACGCCGCCACCGACCTGATCAAGAAAACCGCCAAGGCCCACGACGTGACGCTGAACCTTGAACCGGGGCGCCCGGCCGATGGCCTGGTGGTATGGCGCAAGGGCAGTGCCACGGCGCTGGTGGAGGTCAAGGGCAAGGCCTCCCATGCCGGTGTCGCGCCGGAACTGGGTCGCAATGCGGCGATGGAAGCGGCACACCAGATCCTGCAACTGGGCAAGCTCGGCGATGCGGAGAAGAAAACCACCATCAACTTCACGGTGCTCAACGCGGGTGACCGGACCAACGTGATTCCCGACCAGGCCAGCGCCAAGGCCGATGTGCGGGCGGCGGTGCCGGAAGAGTTCGACCGCATCGAAAAGGACCTGGCCCGTGTGTCGAAAGACAAGCTGATCCCCGACACCGAGGTCACCACCAGCCTCAAGCGTGGCTTGCCACCCATGCCGCAGACGGCCGAGTCGGATCGCCTGATGGCCATGGCCCAGGGCATCTATGGCGAGCTGGGGCGCAAACTGACCGAAGAAGGCAGCGGCGGGGCGGCGGATGCCAGCCTGTCCGCCGGCGTCGGTACGCCGACGCTGGATGGTTTCGGCATCGTCGGCGGCAACATTCATACGCCGCAAGAGTACGCGGAAGTTGAGAGCGTGGTACCGCGGATTTACCTGTTGTCGCGGATGATCATGGAGTTGGCTGATCGATAG
- a CDS encoding substrate-binding domain-containing protein: MRLWIGFLVGLWLPLAACASALPIPEHGPALRIQGSNTIGAALGPALVRGLMIERGLLEVSSEITGRENEQRIVGQTAAGRRVEIDIAAHGSSTGFAALKQASADLAASSRPIKDSELQELKSLGDLKSPGAEQVIAIDGLAIILHPQNPLRQLDTLQLARIFSGEAKTWEALGGVGGAIHLYARDEQSGTYDTFKELVLSRQGKRLDPTARRYESSEQLSDAVSQDPQGIGFIGLPYVRQAKAVAIVDGDSQPMLPLNSLIATEDYPLSRRLFFYLPASPNNPWAEALVEFAQSDQGQAIVAANGFIAQTVQAMAVTPNALMPEGYQALSRHAQRLSVNFRFEEGSASLDSKAHQDLGRVLDYIQRHGKTERRVTLVGFGDAKDDPARADLLSRLRAMAVRRELVKYGVTLREVRGFGALMPVAANNEDEGRIRNRRVEVWVY, encoded by the coding sequence ATGCGGCTGTGGATTGGTTTTCTCGTGGGCCTCTGGCTGCCCCTTGCGGCCTGCGCCAGCGCATTGCCAATCCCCGAGCACGGGCCGGCGCTGCGCATCCAGGGTTCGAATACCATTGGCGCGGCGCTGGGACCGGCCCTGGTCAGGGGCCTGATGATCGAGCGCGGACTGCTCGAAGTCAGCAGCGAAATCACCGGACGTGAAAACGAACAACGAATCGTCGGCCAGACCGCCGCAGGCCGGCGCGTGGAAATCGACATTGCGGCCCACGGATCCAGCACCGGCTTCGCCGCCCTGAAGCAGGCCAGCGCCGATCTGGCGGCCTCTTCCCGACCGATCAAGGACAGCGAGCTGCAGGAACTGAAGTCCCTCGGCGACTTGAAAAGTCCCGGCGCCGAGCAAGTCATCGCCATCGATGGCCTGGCGATCATTCTTCATCCCCAAAACCCGTTGCGTCAGCTTGATACCTTGCAGCTCGCCCGAATATTCAGCGGCGAGGCAAAAACCTGGGAAGCCTTGGGCGGCGTTGGCGGCGCCATACATCTGTATGCCAGGGACGAACAGTCCGGCACCTACGATACCTTCAAGGAACTGGTCCTGAGCCGGCAAGGTAAACGGCTGGATCCTACAGCCCGACGTTACGAATCCAGCGAACAGCTCTCTGACGCCGTCAGCCAGGATCCGCAAGGAATCGGGTTCATCGGCCTGCCCTATGTCCGCCAGGCCAAGGCAGTGGCGATCGTCGATGGCGACTCCCAGCCCATGCTGCCACTCAACAGCCTGATTGCCACCGAAGACTATCCTTTGTCCCGGCGCCTGTTCTTCTATCTGCCTGCATCGCCGAACAACCCCTGGGCCGAGGCGCTGGTGGAGTTCGCCCAGAGCGACCAGGGCCAGGCCATCGTCGCGGCCAACGGGTTCATTGCCCAGACAGTCCAGGCCATGGCCGTTACCCCCAATGCACTGATGCCCGAGGGCTACCAGGCCCTGAGCCGCCACGCCCAGCGCCTGAGCGTGAATTTCCGCTTCGAGGAAGGCAGCGCCAGCCTGGACAGCAAGGCTCATCAGGACCTGGGCCGGGTGCTCGACTATATCCAGAGGCACGGCAAGACCGAGCGCCGAGTGACGCTGGTGGGTTTCGGCGACGCCAAGGACGACCCGGCGCGGGCAGACCTGCTGTCCAGGTTGCGGGCCATGGCGGTGCGGCGTGAACTGGTCAAGTACGGCGTGACACTGCGGGAAGTCCGCGGCTTCGGCGCGCTGATGCCGGTGGCGGCCAACAACGAAGATGAAGGAAGGATCAGGAATCGACGAGTGGAGGTTTGGGTCTACTAG
- the xthA gene encoding exodeoxyribonuclease III translates to MKIVSFNINGLRARPHQLAALIEKHQPDVIGLQETKVHDEQFPVAEVQALGYHVHYHGQKGHYGVALLSRQAPLSLYKGFEGDDEDAQRRFIWGTFADANGVPVTIMNGYFPQGESRDHPTKFPAKERFYSDLQQLLESRFSNEQPLVVMGDVNISPEDCDIGIGPDNMKRWLKTGKCSFLPEEREWMARLKNWGLVDSFRHLNPDVADRFSWFDYRSRGFEDEPKRGLRIDLILASHGLLPRVKDAGVDYELRGMEKPSDHAPIWLELS, encoded by the coding sequence ATGAAGATCGTCTCCTTCAACATCAATGGGCTACGCGCCCGCCCCCATCAGCTGGCGGCGCTGATCGAGAAGCACCAGCCGGACGTGATCGGCCTGCAGGAAACCAAGGTCCACGACGAGCAGTTTCCAGTGGCCGAAGTGCAAGCGCTGGGCTACCACGTTCACTACCACGGGCAAAAAGGCCACTACGGTGTCGCCCTGCTCTCCCGCCAGGCGCCATTGAGCCTGTACAAAGGCTTCGAAGGCGACGATGAAGACGCCCAGCGGCGCTTTATCTGGGGCACCTTCGCCGATGCCAACGGCGTGCCGGTGACCATCATGAACGGTTACTTCCCACAAGGTGAAAGCCGCGATCACCCGACCAAATTCCCGGCCAAGGAGCGTTTCTACAGCGACCTGCAGCAATTGCTGGAAAGCCGCTTCAGCAACGAACAGCCGCTGGTGGTCATGGGCGACGTGAACATTTCCCCGGAAGACTGCGACATCGGCATCGGCCCGGACAACATGAAACGCTGGTTGAAGACCGGCAAATGCAGCTTCCTGCCGGAAGAACGCGAATGGATGGCCCGCTTGAAGAACTGGGGCCTGGTGGACAGTTTTCGCCATTTGAACCCGGACGTCGCCGACCGCTTCAGCTGGTTCGACTACCGCAGCCGCGGCTTCGAGGACGAGCCCAAGCGCGGCCTGCGCATCGACCTGATCCTCGCCTCCCACGGCCTGTTGCCGCGAGTCAAGGATGCCGGTGTGGATTATGAACTGCGGGGCATGGAGAAACCTTCGGACCACGCGCCGATCTGGCTGGAATTGAGCTGA
- a CDS encoding GNAT family N-acetyltransferase, with the protein MPETATADVHMLDSGYSREARSLLYQAYRHEPTFSYLFESERPGYEQRVRATVRELVKQHFLQELPAIGLLVNDRLVGIALIAPPQRRLGITESWAWRLRMVLSTGFRCTRRYLDYHAAVLACLPSDAVHVLPLLGVHPQFQGKHLGEQLLEAVHNWCAVDPNSQGVVLDTGNPRYLEFYKRQGYEEIGEIAVGPIREHVFFHASPQVVQSATG; encoded by the coding sequence ATGCCTGAGACCGCCACCGCAGATGTCCATATGCTCGACAGCGGCTACTCCCGCGAAGCACGTTCCCTGCTGTACCAGGCCTACCGCCATGAGCCGACCTTCAGCTACCTGTTCGAATCCGAGCGCCCCGGTTATGAGCAGCGGGTACGGGCGACGGTGCGGGAACTGGTCAAGCAGCATTTTCTCCAGGAACTGCCGGCCATCGGCCTGCTGGTCAACGACAGGCTGGTGGGCATTGCCCTGATCGCCCCGCCGCAGCGGCGCCTGGGCATCACCGAAAGCTGGGCCTGGCGCTTGCGCATGGTCCTGAGCACCGGGTTCCGCTGCACCCGGCGCTATCTGGACTATCATGCGGCGGTGCTGGCGTGCCTGCCCTCGGATGCCGTCCATGTACTGCCGTTGCTGGGCGTTCACCCACAGTTCCAGGGCAAGCATCTGGGCGAGCAGTTGCTGGAGGCCGTGCACAATTGGTGCGCGGTGGACCCGAATTCCCAGGGAGTGGTGCTGGATACAGGCAACCCGCGTTACCTGGAGTTCTATAAACGTCAGGGCTACGAGGAAATTGGCGAAATTGCTGTAGGACCGATCCGCGAGCATGTGTTTTTCCACGCCAGTCCTCAGGTCGTGCAAAGCGCCACGGGTTGA
- a CDS encoding autotransporter assembly complex protein TamA has translation MKLPGRMTSGALLLSLSCAALAQSELDVRIKPSNDALKANVEGYIGGLGDRDEEALLRFSRGAEEQARKAAQALGYYQPQIDSEVKGGERPRLILTIDPGEPVHLRNVTVRINGPAASLKAFRVPDNDALKPGAVLDHGRYEDAKRMIQNQASRYGFFSGHFASQRLLVDPQAGVADIELIYDSGPRYALGPVSFEGDTPFDEDLLRRMVPFKAGTPYDSELIAELNQALQSSGYFEGVRVDAAPAAATDNVIPVAVRLDTRKPRTMGLGLGFSTDVGPRAKANWTRHWVNPQGHSYGWEAEVSAPRQNVGLWYDVPLDPPLTDKLRYAGGYQYEELAGTDSLSKLLTVGPEWHSKLPSGWQRVVSLKWQREEYRLGDDAGLSTLLMPGVSYSYLRSDNRIDPRNGYSLQFDTKVAKEGLGSDNNLLYGTAMVKGLTTVFDKHRLLARAQIGGSATNGYKSIPPSLRFFAGGDQSVRGYDYQSLSPENSEGDRIGGRYMVAGSLEYQYSIAEKWRVATFVDQGNSFNSLELPSLKTGVGVGVRWVSPVGPIRLDLAHAMDDDGGIRLHFSMGPEL, from the coding sequence ATGAAACTCCCAGGAAGAATGACCAGCGGCGCGCTCCTGCTGTCCCTCAGCTGCGCGGCGCTGGCACAAAGTGAATTGGATGTACGGATCAAACCCTCCAATGACGCGCTCAAGGCCAACGTAGAAGGTTATATCGGTGGGTTGGGCGATCGTGACGAGGAGGCATTGCTGCGCTTCAGTCGCGGTGCCGAGGAACAGGCCCGCAAGGCCGCCCAGGCGCTGGGTTACTACCAGCCGCAAATCGACAGTGAGGTCAAGGGCGGCGAGCGCCCGCGCCTGATCCTGACCATCGACCCCGGCGAGCCGGTGCACCTGCGCAATGTCACGGTGCGCATCAATGGGCCAGCGGCTTCCCTCAAGGCTTTCCGTGTACCGGACAACGATGCCCTCAAGCCCGGCGCGGTGCTCGATCATGGGCGCTATGAAGACGCCAAGCGCATGATTCAGAACCAGGCGTCGCGCTATGGTTTCTTCAGCGGGCATTTCGCCAGCCAGCGATTGCTGGTGGACCCCCAGGCCGGCGTCGCCGATATCGAGTTGATCTACGACAGCGGTCCGCGCTATGCCCTGGGGCCGGTGAGTTTCGAAGGCGACACACCGTTCGACGAAGACCTGTTGCGACGCATGGTACCGTTCAAGGCGGGCACGCCCTACGACTCAGAGTTGATCGCCGAGTTGAACCAGGCATTGCAATCGAGCGGCTATTTCGAGGGGGTTCGTGTGGACGCGGCTCCCGCCGCAGCCACCGACAATGTGATCCCGGTGGCGGTCCGCCTCGACACCCGCAAGCCACGCACCATGGGCCTCGGCCTGGGGTTCTCCACCGATGTCGGGCCACGGGCCAAGGCTAACTGGACGCGCCATTGGGTCAACCCCCAGGGCCACAGTTACGGCTGGGAGGCGGAAGTGTCGGCGCCCCGGCAGAACGTCGGCCTGTGGTATGACGTGCCGCTGGATCCGCCGTTGACCGACAAGCTGCGCTACGCCGGGGGGTACCAGTACGAAGAGCTGGCCGGCACCGACAGCCTCAGCAAGCTGCTGACCGTGGGACCTGAGTGGCACAGCAAGTTGCCCAGCGGCTGGCAGCGGGTGGTGTCGCTCAAATGGCAGCGCGAGGAATATCGCCTCGGCGACGATGCGGGCCTGAGTACCTTGCTGATGCCCGGCGTCAGTTATTCCTACCTGCGCAGCGACAACCGCATCGACCCGCGCAACGGCTACAGCTTGCAGTTCGACACCAAGGTCGCCAAGGAAGGGTTGGGATCGGACAACAACCTGTTATACGGCACCGCGATGGTCAAGGGCCTGACCACCGTGTTCGACAAGCATCGCCTGCTGGCCCGGGCCCAGATCGGCGGCAGCGCCACCAATGGCTACAAATCCATACCGCCGTCCTTGCGCTTTTTTGCCGGCGGCGACCAGAGCGTGCGTGGCTACGACTACCAGAGCCTGTCGCCGGAAAACTCCGAGGGCGATCGCATCGGTGGCCGCTACATGGTGGCCGGCAGCCTCGAGTATCAATATTCCATCGCCGAAAAATGGCGGGTGGCGACGTTCGTCGACCAAGGCAATTCCTTCAACAGCCTTGAGCTGCCGAGCCTCAAGACCGGGGTCGGGGTCGGCGTGCGCTGGGTATCGCCGGTAGGCCCGATCCGCCTCGACCTGGCCCATGCCATGGACGACGATGGTGGCATTCGATTGCATTTTTCCATGGGGCCCGAGCTGTGA
- a CDS encoding translocation/assembly module TamB domain-containing protein, which produces MNRGLKITLLALAALLAVLTLALGVILGTQSGSRWALARVPGLATENFQGRLGGQWSADHVSWQQDGSRLEVDGVLLAWSPLCLMRMTLCIERLKADRISLQLPASTDAPESGPITLPDLGLPVAIELGDVQVGSLLFNGSEQLKGLQLTAHWTAQGMRIESLRLQRDELSLQLSGLLQPGGDWPLQAQGRLILPAPGTTPWALDLHVDGDLLKTLRLNADSSGYLQGRLTGELQPLADNLPAKVRMTADGFRASADLPDTLLLNQVELTGEGDLEHGYQLLGSAKLPAEQGPVALRLQGKVDADGAQIAGLDLNASDQQHLKLTGQVDWREGLSAEAKIAWLDFPWHRLYPLVEEPQVALRSFNGEISYTDGQYLGNFQAALDGPAGAFSLDSPFSGNLTQIHLPQLKLVAGQGKAEGHLNLQFADGIAWDTALQLSAIDPAYWLAELPGTLAGSLHSQGAMKNDSLDLDAKLDLKGRLRGQPALLQATARGAGEHWDLGALDMRLGDNRINGSASLQQQLTGRIDVKLSRLAQLWPQLRGQVTGRVDVNGTLKAPQGKLGLQGTQLAFEGNHLQSLNLDATLDNAQRGKIDLKASGIRAGETSLGVLTVSGQGDVRQQKLNLDLQGPQLDTTLAFDGALDQGNWRGRLASGVVQAGGQGWRLQAPAKLERLANGTLNVGAHCWRSGQASLCGEDQRLMPEPKLRYHLKQFPIESLAQWMPKDFAWQGRLNADLQLDLPASGPNGRIQVDASAGTLRIRDKARDTAPWLDFPYQTLTLDSRLTPKRIDTQLNFVGTRLGELMLQAQINPLPASKPLSGSFRLTGLDLSVARPFVPMVETLTGHLNGSGTLAGSLLAPQVNGSLVLSDGQVSGPELPVSLEALQMRAMIAGDTVRLDGDWKSGKNGRGSLVGSLGWGEALSMNLALKGSQLPVTVEPYAQLDVAPDLDITLQGERLSIAGKVLVPKGDITIRELPPSTVKVSDDTVIVGHQTEEGKVPIAMAMDIDVIVGQEKLAFSGFGLTANVQGQVHIGDNMDTRGELWLNDGRYRAYGQRLTVRRARLLFAGPIDQPYLDIEAIRQTDDVIAGIRLSGSAEQPTTQIFSEPAMSQEQALSYLVLGRPLSTTGEDNNMLAQAALGLGLMGSSGVTTSLANNLGIDDFQLDTQGSGNTTSVVASGNLSEKLSLRYGVGVFEPANTIALRYKLSKKVYLEAASGVASSLDIFYKRDF; this is translated from the coding sequence GTGAATCGTGGTTTGAAAATAACGCTGCTGGCGCTCGCTGCGTTGCTGGCGGTGTTGACGCTGGCGCTGGGTGTCATCCTCGGTACGCAATCGGGTAGCCGCTGGGCGCTGGCGCGGGTGCCGGGGCTGGCGACGGAAAATTTCCAGGGGCGCCTGGGCGGCCAATGGAGCGCCGATCATGTGTCGTGGCAACAGGACGGCAGCCGGCTCGAAGTCGATGGAGTGCTGTTGGCCTGGTCGCCCCTGTGCCTGATGCGCATGACCCTGTGTATCGAACGACTCAAGGCCGACAGGATCAGCCTGCAATTGCCGGCCTCCACCGATGCGCCAGAAAGCGGCCCGATCACCTTGCCCGACCTGGGCCTGCCGGTGGCCATCGAGCTGGGCGATGTGCAGGTCGGCAGCCTGCTGTTCAACGGCAGCGAACAGCTCAAGGGGTTGCAACTGACCGCCCATTGGACCGCCCAGGGTATGCGGATCGAGTCGCTGCGGTTGCAGCGCGACGAACTGAGCCTGCAACTGTCCGGCCTGCTGCAACCGGGGGGCGACTGGCCCCTTCAGGCCCAGGGCCGATTGATCCTGCCGGCGCCGGGCACTACGCCCTGGGCGCTGGATTTGCACGTCGACGGCGACCTGCTCAAGACCCTGCGACTCAACGCCGACAGCAGTGGCTACCTGCAAGGCCGACTGACTGGCGAGCTACAACCGCTGGCGGACAATCTGCCGGCCAAGGTGCGCATGACCGCCGACGGTTTCAGGGCCAGCGCCGATCTGCCGGACACGCTGTTGCTCAACCAGGTGGAGCTGACCGGCGAGGGAGATCTGGAGCATGGTTATCAATTGCTGGGCAGCGCCAAGTTGCCTGCCGAGCAGGGGCCCGTGGCGCTGCGGCTGCAAGGCAAGGTGGACGCCGACGGCGCGCAGATCGCCGGCCTGGACCTGAACGCCAGCGACCAGCAGCACCTGAAGCTGACCGGACAGGTGGATTGGCGCGAAGGCCTGAGCGCCGAAGCGAAGATCGCCTGGCTGGATTTCCCCTGGCATCGCCTCTACCCGTTGGTCGAAGAGCCGCAGGTGGCATTGCGCAGCTTCAATGGCGAAATCTCCTACACAGATGGCCAATACCTGGGCAACTTCCAGGCTGCGCTGGACGGACCCGCCGGGGCTTTCAGCCTGGACAGCCCGTTCAGCGGCAACCTGACACAAATCCACTTGCCGCAGCTCAAGCTCGTCGCGGGGCAGGGCAAGGCCGAAGGGCACCTGAACCTGCAATTCGCCGACGGCATCGCCTGGGATACCGCACTGCAATTGTCGGCCATCGACCCGGCTTACTGGCTTGCCGAGCTGCCCGGCACCCTGGCCGGGTCGTTGCACAGTCAAGGGGCGATGAAAAACGACAGCCTCGACCTCGACGCGAAGCTCGACCTCAAGGGCAGATTGCGTGGCCAGCCTGCGTTGCTCCAGGCCACGGCCCGCGGTGCCGGCGAGCATTGGGATCTCGGTGCACTGGACATGCGACTGGGGGATAACCGCATCAACGGCAGCGCCAGTCTGCAACAGCAGCTCACCGGGCGGATCGACGTCAAGCTTTCCCGCCTGGCCCAGCTCTGGCCGCAGCTGCGCGGCCAGGTCACGGGCCGAGTCGATGTCAACGGGACGCTCAAGGCGCCCCAAGGCAAGCTTGGCCTGCAGGGCACACAGCTGGCGTTTGAGGGCAATCACCTGCAAAGCCTGAACCTGGATGCGACCCTCGACAACGCGCAACGGGGCAAGATCGACCTCAAGGCCAGCGGCATCCGGGCAGGAGAGACTTCGCTGGGCGTCCTGACGGTGAGTGGGCAGGGGGATGTCAGACAGCAGAAACTGAACCTGGATTTGCAAGGCCCTCAGCTGGACACGACCCTGGCATTCGATGGCGCGCTCGACCAGGGCAACTGGCGCGGGCGCCTGGCCAGCGGCGTTGTCCAGGCCGGCGGCCAGGGCTGGCGCCTGCAGGCGCCGGCGAAGCTGGAACGCCTGGCCAACGGCACGCTCAATGTCGGCGCCCATTGCTGGCGTTCCGGGCAGGCCAGCCTGTGCGGCGAAGACCAGCGCCTGATGCCGGAGCCCAAGCTGCGTTATCACCTCAAGCAGTTCCCCATCGAAAGCCTGGCCCAGTGGATGCCCAAGGATTTCGCCTGGCAGGGCCGGCTCAATGCCGACCTGCAACTGGACCTGCCGGCCAGCGGCCCGAACGGTCGCATCCAGGTGGATGCCAGCGCAGGCACCCTGCGTATTCGCGACAAGGCCCGCGATACGGCGCCATGGCTGGACTTCCCCTATCAGACCTTGACCCTCGACAGTCGCCTGACGCCCAAGCGCATCGACACCCAGCTGAATTTCGTCGGTACAAGGCTGGGTGAGCTGATGCTCCAGGCCCAGATCAATCCCTTGCCCGCCAGCAAGCCCCTCAGCGGCTCGTTCCGCCTGACCGGCCTGGACCTGTCGGTCGCCCGGCCGTTCGTGCCGATGGTGGAAACCCTCACCGGGCACCTGAACGGCAGCGGCACGTTGGCAGGTAGCCTGTTGGCGCCCCAGGTCAACGGCAGCCTCGTGCTCAGCGACGGCCAGGTATCGGGCCCGGAGTTGCCGGTCAGCCTCGAAGCCTTGCAGATGCGGGCCATGATCGCAGGCGATACGGTGCGCCTGGACGGCGACTGGAAGAGCGGCAAGAACGGTCGGGGCAGCCTGGTGGGAAGCCTCGGCTGGGGCGAGGCCCTGAGCATGAACCTGGCCCTCAAGGGCTCGCAGTTGCCGGTGACCGTCGAGCCTTATGCACAACTGGACGTGGCTCCGGACCTGGACATCACCCTGCAGGGGGAGCGCCTGTCCATCGCCGGCAAGGTCCTGGTGCCCAAGGGCGACATCACCATCCGCGAATTGCCACCTTCCACCGTCAAGGTGTCGGATGACACGGTGATCGTCGGCCACCAGACCGAAGAGGGCAAGGTGCCCATCGCCATGGCGATGGACATCGATGTCATCGTCGGTCAGGAAAAACTGGCGTTCTCCGGGTTTGGGTTGACCGCCAACGTGCAGGGCCAGGTCCACATCGGCGACAACATGGATACCCGTGGCGAGCTCTGGCTCAACGATGGCCGCTACCGGGCCTATGGGCAGCGGCTGACGGTGCGTCGGGCGCGGTTGCTGTTCGCCGGGCCCATCGACCAGCCTTACCTGGACATCGAAGCAATCCGCCAGACCGATGACGTGATCGCCGGTATCCGCCTGAGCGGCAGCGCCGAGCAGCCGACCACGCAAATCTTTTCCGAGCCGGCCATGAGCCAGGAGCAGGCACTGTCCTACCTGGTGCTGGGGCGACCGCTCAGCACCACCGGCGAGGACAACAACATGCTCGCCCAGGCGGCATTGGGCCTGGGCCTGATGGGCAGTTCGGGGGTGACCACCAGCCTGGCCAATAACCTGGGCATCGACGACTTCCAGCTCGACACCCAGGGCAGCGGCAATACCACCAGCGTGGTGGCCAGCGGCAACCTGTCGGAAAAACTCAGCCTGCGCTACGGCGTCGGTGTGTTCGAGCCGGCCAACACCATCGCCCTGCGCTACAAGCTCAGCAAGAAGGTCTACCTCGAAGCCGCCAGCGGCGTCGCCAGTTCCCTGGACATCTTCTACAAGCGCGATTTCTAG